The Gemmata palustris genome includes a region encoding these proteins:
- the ligA gene encoding NAD-dependent DNA ligase LigA → MAKTTTASPVAPADRAAELRKQLDHHNHLYYVEAAPVISDREFDKLLQELAAIEKAHPELVTPDSPTQRVGGAPIPGFKQVTHKVPMLSIENSYDEGDLRKFDADVKKALGPSAVVEYVVELKIDGVSMSITYENGKLAFAATRGSGSVGDDVTHNVKTIAAIPLKLNTANPPTIFEARGEVYMTRSELARINSEQTKNKQEPYKNARNLSAGTLKLLDPRECAKRKLSMFAYGSGAIDGLVIKKQSEMLAKLKEFGFPVNPHERLCASIDEVIAYCKEWDTKRKELPYDTDGIVVKVNDWAQRERIGYTAKVPKWARAFKFEAEQGTTKLGAVVFHIGKFGELTPVATFDPPVQLAGTTVTHASMHNASWVAEMDVRIGDTVVVEKKGEIIPQVVDVIKADRTGAEQVITWPENCPECGGPVVKQESASSYNFICGNSESCSGGMWKRLEGYARKTRMEIDGLGREVAIQLVESGLVKSVADLYRLTKKQLLALEKFADTKAQKLLDGIAASKDRGLARLLPALAIYSVGEKMADDLVEEFPDVDLIIAAKPEDLARVKGWGPERAKYLRAYFDGENGQKLIAELKELGIKMTHDKKAAPVGGLPLAGKTIVVTGTLVNYDRVSIETAIKDAGGKASGSVSKKTDFLLLGENPGSKHAKAKELGVKIINEDEFRQIIGAG, encoded by the coding sequence GTGGCCAAAACCACTACCGCTTCGCCCGTCGCACCCGCGGACCGGGCGGCCGAACTCCGCAAGCAACTCGATCACCACAACCACCTGTACTACGTCGAAGCCGCGCCGGTCATTTCGGACCGCGAGTTCGACAAGTTGCTCCAGGAACTCGCCGCCATCGAAAAGGCGCACCCGGAACTCGTCACCCCGGACAGCCCGACGCAGCGCGTCGGTGGGGCGCCGATCCCGGGGTTCAAGCAGGTCACGCACAAGGTGCCGATGCTGTCCATCGAGAACAGCTACGACGAGGGCGACTTGCGGAAATTCGATGCGGACGTGAAGAAAGCCCTCGGGCCGAGCGCGGTTGTGGAATACGTCGTGGAACTGAAGATCGACGGCGTGTCGATGTCGATCACCTACGAGAACGGCAAGCTCGCGTTCGCGGCCACGCGCGGTAGCGGAAGTGTCGGCGACGACGTGACGCACAACGTCAAGACGATCGCCGCCATCCCGCTGAAACTCAACACCGCCAACCCGCCGACAATCTTCGAGGCGCGCGGCGAAGTCTACATGACCCGCAGCGAACTGGCCCGAATCAATTCCGAGCAGACCAAGAACAAACAGGAGCCGTACAAGAACGCCCGCAATCTCAGCGCCGGTACGCTCAAACTGCTCGACCCCCGCGAGTGCGCGAAGCGGAAGCTCAGCATGTTCGCTTACGGGTCCGGCGCGATCGACGGACTGGTCATCAAGAAGCAATCGGAGATGCTCGCGAAACTCAAGGAGTTCGGGTTCCCCGTGAACCCGCACGAGCGGCTGTGTGCGAGCATTGATGAGGTGATCGCGTACTGCAAGGAGTGGGACACGAAGCGGAAGGAGTTGCCCTACGACACCGACGGCATCGTGGTGAAGGTGAACGATTGGGCGCAGCGCGAGCGGATCGGGTACACGGCGAAGGTACCGAAGTGGGCGCGGGCGTTCAAGTTCGAGGCCGAGCAGGGGACGACGAAGCTCGGCGCGGTCGTGTTCCACATCGGGAAGTTCGGCGAGCTGACCCCGGTCGCGACGTTCGACCCTCCGGTGCAACTGGCCGGCACCACGGTCACGCACGCGAGCATGCACAATGCGTCGTGGGTCGCGGAGATGGACGTCCGAATCGGCGACACGGTCGTGGTCGAGAAAAAGGGCGAGATCATCCCGCAAGTCGTGGACGTCATCAAGGCCGACCGCACGGGTGCAGAGCAGGTCATCACGTGGCCGGAGAACTGCCCGGAGTGCGGCGGACCGGTCGTCAAGCAAGAATCCGCGAGCAGTTACAACTTCATTTGTGGTAACTCGGAATCGTGCTCCGGCGGGATGTGGAAACGACTCGAAGGCTACGCCCGCAAAACGCGAATGGAGATTGATGGACTTGGCCGCGAGGTCGCGATTCAACTCGTCGAATCCGGGCTGGTGAAGTCGGTCGCCGACCTCTACCGGTTGACCAAGAAACAGCTCCTCGCACTGGAGAAGTTCGCAGACACCAAGGCTCAGAAGCTACTCGACGGGATCGCTGCGAGTAAGGACCGCGGACTGGCTCGACTGCTCCCGGCGCTGGCGATTTACAGCGTCGGCGAGAAGATGGCCGACGACCTCGTCGAAGAGTTCCCCGATGTCGACCTCATCATCGCCGCGAAGCCGGAAGATCTGGCACGAGTGAAGGGTTGGGGGCCGGAGCGGGCAAAGTACCTGCGCGCGTACTTCGACGGCGAGAACGGTCAGAAGCTCATCGCGGAGCTGAAAGAACTCGGCATCAAGATGACGCACGACAAGAAGGCCGCGCCGGTCGGCGGGCTTCCTCTCGCGGGCAAGACGATCGTGGTTACGGGTACGCTCGTGAATTACGACCGCGTTAGTATCGAGACCGCGATCAAGGACGCGGGCGGGAAGGCGAGCGGGAGCGTGTCGAAGAAGACGGATTTCCTGCTACTCGGCGAAAACCCCGGTAGTAAGCACGCCAAGGCAAAGGAGCTCGGGGTGAAGATCATCAACGAGGACGAGTTCCGCCAGATCATTGGCGCGGGGTGA
- a CDS encoding type II toxin-antitoxin system VapC family toxin, whose product MGICVPVLGELHYGAEHSASRERALRELRAALPSLKIWPYANDAAEEYGRLAAELRRIGRPMQQIDIQIAAIALVLGRCTVVTTDSDLSAVPGLHTENWATNSPVA is encoded by the coding sequence ATCGGTATCTGCGTTCCGGTTCTCGGAGAACTTCACTACGGTGCAGAACACAGTGCATCACGGGAACGAGCACTTCGCGAACTTCGCGCTGCGTTGCCGTCGCTGAAGATCTGGCCGTACGCGAACGATGCCGCAGAAGAATACGGGCGCTTGGCCGCCGAACTACGGCGCATCGGGCGCCCGATGCAGCAGATTGACATCCAGATTGCCGCAATCGCGCTCGTGCTCGGCAGGTGTACCGTTGTCACCACGGATTCCGATCTCTCTGCGGTGCCGGGGCTACACACGGAAAATTGGGCGACCAATTCGCCCGTGGCTTGA
- the ndk gene encoding nucleoside-diphosphate kinase yields the protein MQRTLILLKPDAVQRRLVGDIITRFERKGLRLAGLKLVQVSRELAEKHYAVHKGKPFYESLLTFLTSGPTVALVWEGREAVAVCRNLMGVTDGAKSAPGTIRGDFALSVQNNLVHGSDSTENAAIEIALWFTPEELVAFTSTDANWVA from the coding sequence ATGCAACGAACCCTCATTCTGTTGAAGCCGGACGCGGTGCAGCGCCGGTTGGTCGGCGACATCATCACTCGGTTCGAGCGCAAGGGTTTGCGGCTCGCGGGGTTGAAGTTGGTGCAGGTGTCGCGCGAGCTCGCCGAAAAGCACTACGCCGTCCACAAGGGCAAGCCGTTCTACGAGAGCCTGCTCACGTTCCTCACGAGCGGGCCGACGGTCGCGCTGGTGTGGGAGGGGCGCGAAGCGGTCGCGGTGTGCCGTAACCTCATGGGCGTGACCGACGGTGCGAAGTCGGCGCCTGGCACGATCCGCGGGGATTTCGCGCTGAGTGTGCAGAACAACCTCGTTCACGGCAGCGACAGCACCGAGAACGCCGCGATCGAAATCGCGCTGTGGTTCACCCCGGAAGAGCTGGTCGCGTTCACTTCGACGGACGCGAACTGGGTCGCGTAA
- a CDS encoding VWA domain-containing protein: protein MRPHSRSTRVAFRSAVGASVAIHVVVAIALFVLSRSEEQKPREAAINTRASADPDVRMRFTEDAAGVEVSPQPVPPTPPTPTPPSTTPEITPTKPAPTAPQPPEALTGTSADQALSAGPFKPAVPKALPPELVALIRKPGAITTSPPAPPSAVHDPNVKPASGISGAKPGTSAARAIHGALGPTQTVVYVLDTSGSMGAAGKFDAARAALVATLKQQPATVRFQVVVYDSSAYPLLASNGTALAATDANVRAATTALAALNSRGKSNHLVAVRTALDFGPDIIVLLTDADDLTARTLKPVLSSVPKPPLVCVGLVTAEGVQQPRELK, encoded by the coding sequence ATGAGGCCGCACTCCCGCTCGACCCGTGTCGCGTTTCGCAGTGCGGTGGGTGCGTCCGTTGCCATTCACGTTGTCGTTGCAATAGCGCTTTTCGTTCTGTCGCGCTCCGAAGAGCAAAAGCCGCGCGAAGCGGCGATCAACACCCGCGCTTCGGCCGACCCGGACGTGCGGATGCGCTTCACCGAGGACGCAGCCGGAGTCGAGGTCTCGCCACAGCCGGTTCCACCAACGCCTCCGACACCGACACCACCAAGCACGACTCCCGAGATCACACCCACGAAACCCGCGCCCACCGCACCACAACCGCCCGAAGCATTAACGGGTACGAGTGCGGATCAGGCGCTGTCGGCGGGACCGTTTAAACCCGCTGTGCCCAAGGCACTTCCGCCCGAACTTGTTGCGCTGATCCGCAAACCGGGCGCGATCACGACTTCGCCCCCCGCGCCTCCATCAGCTGTCCACGACCCCAACGTGAAGCCCGCGAGCGGCATCAGTGGAGCGAAGCCCGGTACATCTGCCGCGCGCGCGATACACGGCGCATTGGGTCCGACGCAAACGGTGGTGTACGTCCTCGACACTTCGGGCAGCATGGGTGCAGCGGGGAAATTCGATGCGGCCCGTGCCGCGCTCGTCGCCACACTCAAACAGCAGCCCGCGACCGTGCGGTTCCAGGTGGTTGTTTACGACAGCAGCGCTTACCCGCTCCTCGCGTCCAACGGCACCGCGCTAGCCGCGACCGACGCGAACGTCCGCGCCGCGACCACCGCACTCGCGGCACTGAACTCGCGGGGGAAGAGCAACCACCTCGTCGCGGTGCGTACCGCGCTCGACTTCGGCCCCGACATCATCGTGCTGCTCACGGACGCGGACGACCTGACCGCCCGTACTCTCAAACCTGTGTTGTCATCAGTTCCGAAACCGCCCCTGGTCTGTGTCGGACTTGTCACCGCGGAGGGCGTACAACAGCCACGCGAGTTGAAATAA
- a CDS encoding AAA family ATPase, whose translation MVNRLPVRNEYGYQWMITGPNKYQVCGRTADVLPAGAYTVFLDSCGHPNYQGRDVQADELIHFPDSLPAQVQNEIKKFWALGDRFARYGYLHRRGYLLYGKQGCGKSSLVNQIISDVVADGHLAFYCQYPGHFIHCMQKFREVEPTRPIVCVFEDIDAIIEQYGDSELLQWLDGNHQVDKAVNLATTNYPEKLDRRIISRPRRFDRILRIDAPDARMREAYLARKLPELTATELARWVELTNDLPFAALAEVVISVCCMGNELEEAAKLLRSIDAHNPSSAEFANTPPQDGTNEDADEYEDQLA comes from the coding sequence ATGGTGAACCGTCTCCCGGTCCGCAACGAGTACGGCTACCAGTGGATGATTACCGGGCCGAACAAGTACCAGGTGTGCGGGCGCACGGCCGACGTGCTCCCGGCCGGCGCGTACACCGTGTTCCTCGATAGTTGCGGGCACCCGAACTACCAGGGCCGCGACGTCCAGGCGGACGAACTGATCCACTTCCCGGACAGCCTCCCGGCTCAAGTGCAGAACGAGATCAAGAAGTTCTGGGCGCTGGGCGACCGGTTCGCGCGCTACGGGTACCTGCACCGGCGCGGGTACCTGCTCTACGGCAAGCAGGGGTGCGGGAAGTCGTCGCTGGTCAACCAGATCATCTCGGATGTGGTCGCCGACGGGCACCTCGCGTTTTACTGCCAGTACCCCGGCCACTTTATCCACTGCATGCAGAAGTTCCGCGAGGTGGAACCGACCCGACCGATCGTGTGCGTGTTCGAGGACATCGACGCCATCATCGAGCAGTACGGCGACTCCGAACTGCTCCAGTGGCTCGACGGCAACCACCAAGTCGACAAGGCCGTGAACCTCGCGACGACCAACTACCCGGAGAAACTCGACCGGCGCATCATCTCGCGCCCCCGTCGCTTCGACCGCATCCTGCGCATCGACGCCCCGGACGCCCGGATGCGCGAAGCGTACCTCGCCCGCAAGTTGCCGGAACTCACCGCGACCGAACTCGCGCGCTGGGTTGAACTCACAAACGACCTCCCGTTCGCGGCGCTCGCGGAAGTGGTCATCAGCGTGTGCTGCATGGGGAACGAACTGGAAGAGGCGGCGAAGTTGCTCCGGTCGATCGATGCGCACAACCCGTCGAGCGCCGAGTTCGCGAACACTCCGCCGCAAGACGGGACGAACGAGGACGCTGACGAGTACGAAGATCAGCTGGCTTGA